From the Chryseobacterium fluminis genome, the window ATTTTGTAGTTGGAAAAATCTTCGTTTCCTATAAAGCTCCTTTTCTTTTCAGATTTCAGAAAGACAATGGCTGTATTTAATGCTATTCTGTATAGCCAGGTCGAAAATTCGCTTTGACCTCTGAATCCTGGATATGCCTTCCATACCTGATATGTGATCTCCTGAAAAAGATCATCGCGGTCATCTTTCTCATCCATGTACATCTTGGAAATCTTAAAAATGATTCCTTTATGTTTTTCGATTTTATTTAAGAATTCTTGTTCTGATGGCGTCATGGTTTCTTAAGGCTCTGTCATGTTAGTTGTAATACCCGGAAAATGTTACAGACATT encodes:
- a CDS encoding RNA polymerase sigma factor; this translates as MTPSEQEFLNKIEKHKGIIFKISKMYMDEKDDRDDLFQEITYQVWKAYPGFRGQSEFSTWLYRIALNTAIVFLKSEKKRSFIGNEDFSNYKIIQDEYDHEKEEKLDTMYKAINQLNPIDKAFIFYYLEDFPGKEIAGQMGISEGNVRVKMNRAKNKLKDILNSK